The proteins below come from a single Necator americanus strain Aroian chromosome V, whole genome shotgun sequence genomic window:
- a CDS encoding hypothetical protein (NECATOR_CHRV.G18685.T1), producing MSERGDRKHLAKKHASICYCESSFQFKTSKRLTSVRLHLVLVKAEVYSTGSDNMLEFRTVFNHEHDTTNNSSAYSKSESCSLCRIINQQTNFYGIPPARSELRRL from the exons ATGAGTGAAAGAGGCGACCGCAAACACCTGGCCAAAAAACATGCTTCAATATGTTACTGTGAATCCTC ATTCCAGTTTAAGACCTCGAAGAGACTTACATCTGTACGATTACACCTTGTGCTTGTCAAGGCAGAGGTGTACTCCACGGGGTCCGACAACATGTTGGAATTTCGTACTGTTTTCAACCACGAACACGATACAACGAACAactcgtcggcgtactcgaaaTCAGAAAG CTGTTCGTTGTGTCGCATCATCAATCAGCAAACGAACTTCTACGGTATTCCACCAGCGAGAAGCGAGTTGAGAAGACTCTAA